A window of Ictalurus furcatus strain D&B chromosome 18, Billie_1.0, whole genome shotgun sequence contains these coding sequences:
- the mettl27 gene encoding methyltransferase-like protein 27 isoform X1, with product MCHDLHIMADTRTFEDVRNTVLSAHKNTGSEEKVTFYNTWAESYEQDTAILDYRAPFLAAECIASHFTSEKERAIILDVACGTGLVSRHLKKMGFRHFVGVDGSEKMLNLATKTGLYQELKQCMLCQDPLPVQDESYDVVVIVGALSIGQVPVAIIKELWQATKPGGYVCMTTRGNADNLEYKAELEGVIRAMKEEKKWSRVAVIVVDKWEKAVSEHEFGYIPGVVYLYQRAH from the exons ATGTGCCATGACTTACATA TAATGGCAGATACCAGGACTTTTGAGGATGTGAGGAATACAGTTCTTTCAGCCCATAAAAATACAGGGTCCGAGGAGAAGGTTACGTTCTATAACACTTGGGCTGAAAGCTATGAACAG GATACTGCAATATTGGACTACCGTGCTCCTTTTTTAGCTGCAGAATGCATTGCTTCACACTTCaccagtgagaaagagagagctatTATTCTGGATGTGGCATGTGGGACAGGGCTGGTCTCCAGACAT CTGAAGAAAATGGGGTTTCGTCACTTTGTGGGAGTGGATGGAAGCGAGAAAATGTTGAATCTGGCCACAAAAACAGGCCTTTATCAGGAGCTTAAGCAGTGCATGCTGTGTCAGGATCCCTTGCCTGTTCAAGATG AGTCATATGATGTTGTAGTCATTGTGGGAGCTCTGAGTATCGGGCAGGTACCAGTGGCAATCATCAAGGAGCTCTGGCAAGCCACCAAGCCGG GTGGCTATGTGTGCATGACTACAAGAGGGAATGCTGATAATCTCGAGTACAAAGCAGAGCTGGAAGGTGTGATTCGAGCgatgaaggaagaaaagaaatggagTCGTGTAGCTGTCATTGTAGTGGACAAGTGGGAGAAAGCGGTGTCTGAACATGAGTTTGGGTACATACCTGGAGTCGTTTATCTCTATCAGAGAGCTCATTAA
- the mettl27 gene encoding methyltransferase-like protein 27 isoform X2, whose product MADTRTFEDVRNTVLSAHKNTGSEEKVTFYNTWAESYEQDTAILDYRAPFLAAECIASHFTSEKERAIILDVACGTGLVSRHLKKMGFRHFVGVDGSEKMLNLATKTGLYQELKQCMLCQDPLPVQDESYDVVVIVGALSIGQVPVAIIKELWQATKPGGYVCMTTRGNADNLEYKAELEGVIRAMKEEKKWSRVAVIVVDKWEKAVSEHEFGYIPGVVYLYQRAH is encoded by the exons ATGGCAGATACCAGGACTTTTGAGGATGTGAGGAATACAGTTCTTTCAGCCCATAAAAATACAGGGTCCGAGGAGAAGGTTACGTTCTATAACACTTGGGCTGAAAGCTATGAACAG GATACTGCAATATTGGACTACCGTGCTCCTTTTTTAGCTGCAGAATGCATTGCTTCACACTTCaccagtgagaaagagagagctatTATTCTGGATGTGGCATGTGGGACAGGGCTGGTCTCCAGACAT CTGAAGAAAATGGGGTTTCGTCACTTTGTGGGAGTGGATGGAAGCGAGAAAATGTTGAATCTGGCCACAAAAACAGGCCTTTATCAGGAGCTTAAGCAGTGCATGCTGTGTCAGGATCCCTTGCCTGTTCAAGATG AGTCATATGATGTTGTAGTCATTGTGGGAGCTCTGAGTATCGGGCAGGTACCAGTGGCAATCATCAAGGAGCTCTGGCAAGCCACCAAGCCGG GTGGCTATGTGTGCATGACTACAAGAGGGAATGCTGATAATCTCGAGTACAAAGCAGAGCTGGAAGGTGTGATTCGAGCgatgaaggaagaaaagaaatggagTCGTGTAGCTGTCATTGTAGTGGACAAGTGGGAGAAAGCGGTGTCTGAACATGAGTTTGGGTACATACCTGGAGTCGTTTATCTCTATCAGAGAGCTCATTAA
- the LOC128622291 gene encoding uncharacterized protein LOC128622291, producing MVSQKLQILGLVLALIGFVGIIVICGLPAWKMSAFIGANIVTFQVYWEGLWMDCVVQTTGQMQCKVYDSLLILPVHLQAARALIIVALVVGIFGIIVTIIGGKCTSFVQDESAKAKIAITSGIIFIITGILVLIPVCWTTNAIIRDFYNPALTDAQRRELGPSGRVGIHLLGSILALLGWVGVLLSCIIPMWRVTSFMGATIVTSEIIWEGIWMNCVVQSTGQMQCDPYDSMLVLNSDLKAAQVLTVASLLTGSLGLILAFVGGKYTRFLDYSSGAAKDRVATAAGVTLIISALLCLIPVTWAAVAVIQIFYNPQIIDAQRREIGAAIYIGWGASILLLLGGGMLCSTSCSQKAEDDSPLVNYRFVRSSGAGSSIRSSRHIRVHSPSQNRKILVRSDGAPVNHQQQQHKTTSEGSKKSKTSTTKSEEPMIEPERSDGPSTKSQQNHLGSDHSLGSSESEVASSCPEKTYI from the exons ATGGTATCTCAGAAACTTCAAATCCTGGGCCTCGTTCTGGCACTTATTGGTTTTGTTGGCATCATTGTCATCTGTGGTTTACCAGCCTGGAAGATGTCTGCTTTCATTGGAGCCAACATTGTGACTTTCCAGGTGTATTGGGAAGGCTTATGGATGGATTGTGTGGTTCAAACCACAGGCCAGATGCAGTGTAAGGTCTACGATTCCCTCCTTATTCTTCCTGTACATCTGCAGGCAGCTCGAGCCTTGATAATCGTCGCCCTTGTTGTTGGAATCTTTGGAATTATTGTAACCATCATTGGCGGCAAATGCACCAGTTTTGTACAGGATGAGAGTGCCAAGGCTAAGATCGCCATCACTAGCGGGataatcttcatcatcacaGGGATTCTCGTCCTCATTCCAGTGTGCTGGACCACAAATGCTATTATCAGGGACTTTTACAACCCTGCCCTTACGGATGCCCAAAGGAGGGAACTGGGACCCT CAGGTAGGGTT GGGATACATTTGTTGGGCAGTATTCTTGCCCTGCTTGGCTGGGTGGGCGTCCTTCTCTCCTGCATCATACCAATGTGGCGCGTGACTAGCTTCATGGGTGCAACCATTGTTACCTCTGAGATCATATGGGAAGGCATCTGGATGAACTGTGTGGTACAAAGTACAGGTCAGATGCAATGTGACCCTTATGACTCCATGCTGGTTCTCAACTCTGATCTGAAGGCAGCTCAGGTGCTCACCGTAGCATCGCTTCTGACTGGCTCACTGGGACTTATACTGGCCTTCGTCGGAGGAAAATATACTCGCTTTCTGGACTACAGTAGTGGAGCTGCAAAAGATAGAGTTGCCACTGCTGCTGGTGTGACACTGATCATTAGTGCCCTGCTCTGTCTGATTCCTGTCACATGGGCTGCGGTTGCTGTGATCCAGATCTTTTACAACCCACAGATAATTGACGCCCAGCGCAGAGAGATTGGTGCAGCTATCTACATTGGCTGGGGCGCATCCATCCTTCTCTTACTGGGTGGTGGTATGCTCTGTAGCACATCCTGTTCGCAGAAGGCAGAAGATGACAGTCCTTTAGTCAACTACAGGTTTGTACGTTCATCTGGAGCTGGATCTAGCATCAGAAGTTCACGGCACATCCGGGTCCACAGCCCAAGCCAGAATAGAAAGATACTGGTGAGGTCTGATGGTGCTCCAGTcaatcatcagcagcagcagcacaaaaCAACCTCTGAAGGATCCAAGAAGAGCAAGACATCGACTACAAAATCGGAAGAGCCCATGATCGAGCCTGAGCGAAGTGATGGGCCGTCTACAAAGTCCCAGCAGAATCACCTAGGCTCTGACCACAGCCTGGGCTCTTCTGAAAGTGAAGTCGCTTCCTCATGTCCTGAGAAGACCTACATCTGA
- the LOC128622290 gene encoding claudin-4-like — MVSQKLQILGLVMALIGFVGIIVICGLPAWKMSAFIGANIVTFQVYWEGLWMDCVVQTTGQMQCKVYDSLLILPVHLQAARALIIVALVVGIFGIIVTIIGGKCTSFVQDESAKAKIAITSGIIFTITGILVLIPVCWTTNAIIRDFYNPALTDAQRRELGPCLYIGFGCAALLIAGGALLCSSCPPKDDTPYHVKYSQPKSTVSSSKVYV; from the coding sequence ATGGTATCCCAAAAACTTCAAATCCTGGGCCTCGTTATGGCACTTATTGGTTTTGTTGGCATCATTGTCATCTGTGGTTTACCAGCCTGGAAGATGTCTGCTTTCATTGGAGCCAACATTGTGACTTTCCAGGTGTATTGGGAAGGCTTATGGATGGATTGTGTGGTTCAAACCACAGGCCAGATGCAGTGTAAGGTCTACGATTCTCTCCTTATTCTTCCTGTACATCTGCAGGCAGCTCGAGCCTTGATAATCGTTGCCCTTGTTGTTGGAATCTTTGGAATTATCGTAACCATCATCGGCGGCAAATGCACCAGTTTTGTACAGGATGAGAGTGCTAAGGCTAAGATCGCCATCACTAGTGggatcatcttcaccatcacaGGGATTCTCGTCCTCATTCCAGTGTGCTGGACCACAAATGCTATTATCAGGGACTTTTACAACCCTGCCCTTACGGATGCCCAAAGGAGGGAACTGGGACCCTGTCTGTATATCGGCTTCGGATGTGCTGCACTTCTCATTGCAGGTGGGGCCCTCCTCTGTAGCTCATGTCCACCAAAAGATGACACTCCCTATCATGTGAAATACTCTCAGCCCAAATCTACAGTGAGCAGCAGCAAGGTTTATGTGTAA
- the LOC128622331 gene encoding claudin-4: MGRQFLAVFLALLGFLGTILIAALPMWKMSAFVGANIVTAQIFWEGLWMNCVLQSTSHMQCKAFDSILALPQYLQATRALICFSLAAAVVAIGLMVVGARWTNFFRDELNRKARIGIVAGVVYIIAGILCLIAVSWSAHTIIQSFYNPQVIAASKGELGACIYIGWISGFLLVLGGGLFISTYTNSC, encoded by the coding sequence ATGGGAAGGCAATTCTTGGCAGTTTTCCTGGCTTTACTGGGCTTCCTGGGCACCATCCTCATAGCTGCTCTGCCCATGTGGAAGATGTCGGCCTTCGTGGGAGCCAACATTGTAACAGCGCAgattttctgggaaggcttatGGATGAACTGCGTGCTGCAGAGCACTAGTCACATGCAGTGCAAGGCATTTGACTCTATTTTGGCTCTGCCTCAATACCTCCAGGCCACTCGGGCCTTGATCTGTTTCTCCCTTGCTGCTGCCGTTGTCGCCATTGGCTTAATGGTTGTTGGGGCCAGATGGACCAACTTCTTCCGTGACGAGCTGAATAGGAAAGCCAGGATTGGTATAGTAGCTGGGGTGGTCTACATAATCGCAGGGATTCTGTGTTTGATCGCTGTTAGCTGGTCAGCACATACCATCATCCAGAGCTTCTACAATCCTCAAGTCATCGCGGCGAGCAAGGGAGAGTTGGGGGCCTGCATCTATATTGGATGGATATCTGGATTCCTCCTAGTTTTGGGTGGAGGACTATTCATCAGCACATACACCAACAGCTGCTGA
- the LOC128622330 gene encoding claudin-like protein ZF-A89 — MASAGLQVLGLALALFGLLGDIIICALPMWRVTAFIGQNIVTAQTFWEGLWMNCVMQSTGQMQCKVYDSMLALPQDLQAARALVVISILLTLFGLLLAVAGGKCTNCIEDEPTKARVSVAAGVFFLVGGVLCLIPVCWSAHTVIMDFYNPTLADARKRELGASLFVGWGAAALLLLGGALFCSQCPKTEYRGYSAKYTAPRSNAHGGGNYV; from the coding sequence ATGGCTAGTGCAGGGCTGCAGGTTTTGGGTTTGGCTCTGGCGCTTTTCGGTTTGCTTGGCGACATCATCATCTGTGCTTTGCCCATGTGGAGAGTGACGGCCTTCATCGGGCAGAACATCGTGACCGCGCAGACCTTCTGGGAGGGCCTGTGGATGAACTGTGTGATGCAGAGCACGGGACAGATGCAGTGCAAAGTGTATGACTCCATGTTGGCTCTGCCCCAGGACCTGCAGGCCGCGCGCGCTCTCGTGGTCATCTCCATCCTCCTGACGCTGTTCGGTCTCCTGCTCGCGGTCGCTGGGGGAAAGTGTACAAACTGCATCGAGGACGAACCGACTAAGGCGCGCGTGTCCGTGGCGGCCGGCGTGTTCTTTCTGGTGGGCGGTGTTCTGTGCCTGATTCCTGTGTGCTGGTCGGCTCACACGGTCATCATGGACTTCTATAACCCTACCCTGGCGGACGCACGGAAGCGCGAGCTCGGCGCATCGCTGTTCGTTGGCTGGGGCGCCGCCGCTTTACTGCTGCTCGGAGGCGCGCTCTTCTGCTCCCAGTGTCCTAAGACTGAATATCGAGGTTATTCAGCCAAATATACAGCGCCAAGATCAAATGCACATGGTGGTGGCAACTACGTGTAG
- the LOC128622334 gene encoding claudin-like protein ZF-A89: MVSQGLQILGVMLSMAGWLGTIITCALPMWRVTAFIGANIVTAQVIWEGLWMNCVVQSTGQMQCKVYDSLLALPQDLQAARAMVIISIIVGIFGVLMAVIGGKCTNCMEDESAKAKACIVSGVIFLIAAFLILIPVSWSAQTLIRDFYNPLVLEAQRRELGAMASAGLQVLGLALALFGLLGDIIICALPMWRVTAFIGQNIVTAQTFWEGLWMNCVMQSTGQMQCKVYDSMLALPQDLQAARALVVISILLTLFGLLLAVAGGKCTNCIEDEPTKARLSVAAGVFFLVGGVLCLIPVCWSAHTVIMDFYNPNLADARKRELGASLFVGWGAAALLLLGGALFCSQCPKTEYRGYSAKYTAPRSNAHGGGNYV, translated from the exons ATGGTATCCCAAGGCCTCCAGATCCTGGGTGTTATGCTGTCTATGGCAGGGTGGCTAGGGACAATCATTACGTGTGCTTTGCCTATGTGGAGAGTGACGGCTTTCATTGGAGCTAACATTGTCACGGCGCAGGTCATCTGGGAGGGTTTATGGATGAACTGTGTGGTTCAGAGTACTGGACAGATGCAGTGTAAGGTCTACGACTCCCTGCTGGCCCTTCCTCAAGACCTTCAAGCAGCCCGAGCCATggtcatcatctccatcattgTGGGCATCTTTGGTGTGCTAATGGCTGTGATTGGAGGAAAGTGTACTAACTGCATGGAGGATGAATCTGCAAAAGCTAAAGCTTGCATTGTCTCAGGGGTGATCTTTCTCATTGCTGCCTTCCTCATCCTAATACCTGTGAGCTGGTCTGCCCAGACCCTTATCAGGGACTTCTACAACCCCTTGGTGTTAGAAGCCCAGCGTCGAGAGTTAGGA GCGATGGCTAGTGCAGGGCTGCAGGTTTTGGGTTTGGCTCTGGCGCTCTTCGGTTTGCTTGGCGACATCATCATCTGTGCTCTGCCCATGTGGAGAGTGACGGCCTTCATCGGGCAGAACATCGTGACCGCGCAGACCTTCTGGGAGGGCCTGTGGATGAACTGTGTGATGCAGAGCACGGGACAGATGCAGTGCAAAGTCTATGACTCCATGTTGGCTCTGCCCCAGGACCTGCAGGCCGCGCGAGCTCTCGTGGTCATCTCCATCCTCCTGACGCTGTTCGGTCTCCTGCTCGCGGTCGCTGGGGGAAAGTGTACAAACTGCATCGAGGACGAACCGACTAAGGCGCGCCTGTCCGTGGCGGCCGGCGTGTTCTTTCTGGTGGGCGGTGTTCTGTGCCTGATTCCTGTGTGCTGGTCGGCTCACACGGTCATCATGGACTTCTATAACCCTAACCTGGCGGACGCACGGAAGCGCGAGCTCGGCGCATCGCTGTTCGTTGGCTGGGGCGCCGCCGCTTTACTGCTGCTCGGAGGCGCGCTCTTCTGCTCCCAGTGTCCTAAGACTGAATATCGAGGTTATTCAGCCAAATACACAGCGCCAAGATCAAATGCACATGGTGGTGGCAACTACGTGTAG